A genomic segment from Neobacillus sp. YX16 encodes:
- a CDS encoding type III pantothenate kinase — translation MIFVFDVGNTNTVLGVYNGEELKYHWRVETNRNRTEDEFGMIIKSLFDASGLSFSQIDGIIISSVVPPIMFALERMCKKYFQLSPLVVGPGIKTGLNIKYENPREVGADRIVNAVAAIHEYGSPLIIVDFGTATTYCYINEQRQYMGGAIAPGIGISTEALYSKAAKLPRIDIARPEGVIGKNTVAAMQAGIVYGYVGQVEGIVKRMMDQSDQKPTVIATGGLSSLIAQESKIIDIVDPFLTLKGLQLIYKRNMDTLRNSN, via the coding sequence TTGATTTTCGTATTTGACGTAGGTAATACCAATACTGTTTTAGGTGTATATAATGGGGAAGAACTTAAGTATCATTGGCGTGTAGAAACAAACCGAAACCGGACTGAGGATGAATTCGGGATGATTATTAAATCCTTATTTGATGCTTCTGGTCTATCGTTTTCCCAAATAGATGGAATTATCATTTCTTCTGTTGTCCCGCCTATTATGTTTGCCCTGGAAAGAATGTGTAAAAAATACTTTCAACTCAGTCCGTTAGTGGTCGGGCCTGGGATCAAAACAGGCCTTAATATTAAATATGAAAATCCTAGAGAAGTTGGGGCTGACCGTATCGTTAATGCCGTTGCTGCTATTCATGAATATGGAAGCCCGTTGATTATTGTGGATTTTGGTACGGCTACAACCTATTGCTACATCAATGAACAACGGCAATATATGGGCGGCGCGATTGCACCAGGGATTGGTATCTCGACGGAGGCTCTATACTCGAAGGCTGCAAAACTGCCAAGAATTGATATAGCACGTCCTGAAGGTGTAATTGGGAAAAATACAGTAGCTGCCATGCAGGCTGGAATTGTCTATGGTTATGTAGGTCAAGTTGAGGGAATTGTTAAAAGAATGATGGATCAAAGTGACCAAAAACCTACAGTTATTGCAACGGGAGGATTATCATCATTAATTGCCCAAGAATCCAAGATTATTGATATTGTTGATCCATTTTTAAC
- the tilS gene encoding tRNA lysidine(34) synthetase TilS produces the protein MLEAKVAALLNRLSFQIENKKVVVGVSGGPDSLALLHFLWMQREEKNLSIVAAHVDHMFRGQESFEDALFVKAYCEQKEIPFEMARINVPEIIQRTRKNSQVASRQARYEFFEGIMEKYNYDFLALGHHGDDQVETILMRLTRGSSGAARAGIPFTRPFGNGFIIRPFLSLTKSELAEYCQKQHLVPRLDPSNKKNIYSRNRFRNEVLPFLKAENQNVHEHFQRFSEDVQNDEILLQELTVQRMNKVMKMGEGNRISIDIIPFLEMPIPLQRRGIQLILNYLYKVIPVSLSALHIDDILSLIRHHHPSGTLDLPIGLKVIRSYSQLSFQFEVKASTPYSYELSGPGVIKLPNGASIRMDVIDDKDTIETKGFYALFPADKIKLPIEIRTRKIGDRMNPKGMTGTKKLKDIFIDSKVPIQDRDSWPVITDKDGWILWLPGLKKSAIEGINHSTSQYILLTYNK, from the coding sequence ATGTTAGAAGCAAAGGTAGCTGCACTACTCAATCGCCTTTCATTTCAAATAGAAAATAAAAAAGTGGTGGTTGGAGTTTCGGGCGGACCAGATTCACTGGCATTGCTTCACTTCTTGTGGATGCAAAGGGAAGAGAAAAACCTCTCCATTGTAGCTGCACACGTAGATCATATGTTTCGTGGCCAAGAATCATTTGAAGATGCTTTATTCGTGAAGGCTTATTGTGAACAAAAGGAAATTCCGTTTGAAATGGCACGAATAAATGTTCCTGAAATCATTCAGAGAACAAGGAAAAACTCGCAAGTTGCATCCAGACAAGCAAGATATGAGTTTTTTGAAGGAATAATGGAAAAATATAATTATGACTTTTTAGCCCTTGGTCATCATGGTGACGATCAAGTTGAGACGATTTTAATGCGATTGACAAGAGGGAGTTCTGGTGCTGCAAGAGCAGGGATTCCGTTCACGAGACCTTTTGGGAATGGATTTATTATTCGCCCTTTCCTATCGTTAACGAAGTCAGAGCTTGCAGAATATTGTCAGAAGCAGCATTTAGTACCTAGACTAGACCCAAGCAATAAAAAAAATATTTATAGCAGGAATCGTTTTCGAAATGAAGTTCTTCCCTTTTTAAAAGCAGAAAATCAAAATGTCCATGAACATTTTCAACGTTTTAGTGAAGATGTACAGAACGATGAAATACTTCTTCAGGAATTAACTGTCCAAAGAATGAATAAAGTAATGAAAATGGGGGAAGGAAATAGAATTTCCATTGACATAATCCCTTTTCTAGAAATGCCAATTCCTTTACAAAGAAGAGGTATTCAACTAATATTAAACTATCTTTACAAAGTAATACCAGTGTCACTTTCTGCTTTACATATTGATGATATTCTATCTTTAATTCGACATCATCATCCTTCTGGAACACTTGATCTTCCCATTGGACTAAAAGTGATTCGTTCGTATTCACAGCTTTCCTTCCAATTTGAAGTGAAAGCGAGTACACCTTATTCCTATGAACTATCAGGACCTGGTGTAATTAAATTACCTAATGGGGCAAGTATTAGAATGGATGTAATTGATGATAAAGATACTATTGAGACAAAAGGATTTTATGCACTATTTCCTGCTGACAAGATTAAGCTGCCCATCGAGATTCGAACCAGAAAAATAGGGGACCGCATGAACCCGAAAGGAATGACTGGAACTAAAAAACTAAAGGATATTTTTATCGATAGTAAAGTTCCTATTCAGGATCGAGATTCATGGCCTGTTATTACTGACAAAGATGGGTGGATTCTATGGCTTCCTGGATTAAAAAAATCTGCTATCGAAGGCATTAATCATTCAACAAGTCAGTATATACTACTCACATATAATAAGTAA
- the hpt gene encoding hypoxanthine phosphoribosyltransferase, translating into MMNQDIEKVLVSEEEIQEKIKVLAAELTEEYKDTVPLAICVLKGAMPFMADLLKRMDCYLEMDFMDVSSYGSGFVSSGEVKILKDLDTSVEGRDILIIEDIIDSGLTLSYLYDLFRYRKAKSIKIVTLLDKPTGRKSAIKADYVGFIVPDEFVVGYGLDYLEKYRNLPYIGVLKPEVYSDNL; encoded by the coding sequence ATGATGAATCAGGATATTGAAAAGGTGTTAGTTTCTGAAGAGGAAATTCAGGAAAAAATCAAGGTGTTAGCGGCTGAATTAACGGAGGAATATAAAGATACGGTTCCTCTTGCTATCTGTGTTCTAAAGGGTGCAATGCCATTTATGGCTGATTTACTAAAACGAATGGATTGTTATCTAGAAATGGATTTTATGGATGTTTCGAGCTATGGATCTGGTTTTGTTTCTTCAGGAGAAGTGAAAATTCTAAAGGATTTAGATACTTCAGTAGAAGGAAGAGACATCTTAATTATTGAGGATATCATCGATAGCGGCTTAACATTAAGCTATCTCTATGATTTATTCCGATATAGGAAGGCAAAATCAATCAAAATTGTTACCCTGCTTGACAAACCAACAGGAAGGAAGAGTGCAATAAAGGCGGATTATGTTGGTTTTATTGTCCCAGATGAATTTGTGGTAGGATACGGTTTAGACTATCTCGAAAAATACCGGAACCTTCCATATATTGGAGTTTTAAAACCAGAAGTATATAGCGATAATCTTTAA
- the ftsH gene encoding ATP-dependent zinc metalloprotease FtsH — protein MNRIFRNTIFYLLIFLVIIGVVSFFNGSNEPTDNISYNEFVAHLEKNEVDEFSMQPERGVFEVRGKFEKEIKSGKNFLTYVPNSEKILERIDAAGSKVEVMPAKETSGWVTFFTSIIPFVIIFILFFFLLNQAQGGGSRVMNFGKSKAKLYNDDKKKARFKDVAGADEEKQELVEVVEFLKDPRKFAELGARIPKGVLLVGPPGTGKTLLARAVAGEAGVPFFSISGSDFVEMFVGVGASRVRDLFENAKKNAPCIIFIDEIDAVGRQRGAGLGGGHDEREQTLNQLLVEMDGFGANEGIIIIAATNRPDILDPALLRPGRFDRQITVDRPDVNGREAVLKVHAKNKPLDEAVNLKNIAMRTPGFSGADLENLLNEAALVAARQNKKKVDMEDIDEATDRVIAGPAKKTRVISKKERNIVAFHEGGHTVIGLILNEADMVHKVTIVPRGQAGGYAVMLPREDRYFMTKPELLDKIVGLLGGRVAEEIVFGEVSTGAHNDFQRATGIARKMVTEFGMSDKLGVGQFGQASGGQVFLGRDIHNEQNYSDAIAFEIDLEIQRILKECYERAKTILTENRDKLDLIAKTLLEVETLNAEQIDYLIKNGRMPESAAELESVQVDMKKSDDVKVNINTKKDEGPASQPSDTEDK, from the coding sequence ATGAATCGGATTTTCCGTAATACCATCTTTTATTTATTGATATTTTTAGTCATAATTGGCGTGGTAAGCTTCTTCAATGGCAGCAACGAACCTACGGATAACATTTCTTACAATGAGTTTGTAGCACATTTAGAAAAGAATGAAGTGGACGAATTTTCGATGCAGCCTGAACGTGGGGTATTTGAAGTTCGGGGGAAGTTTGAAAAAGAGATAAAAAGTGGTAAGAACTTCTTAACGTATGTACCAAACAGTGAGAAAATTCTAGAGCGTATTGATGCAGCAGGTTCGAAGGTAGAAGTAATGCCTGCTAAAGAAACTAGTGGATGGGTAACATTCTTTACCTCCATTATTCCATTTGTGATTATCTTTATCTTATTCTTCTTCTTATTAAATCAAGCTCAAGGCGGCGGAAGCCGTGTTATGAACTTTGGTAAGAGTAAAGCAAAGCTTTACAATGATGACAAGAAGAAGGCTCGATTTAAGGATGTTGCTGGAGCGGATGAAGAAAAACAAGAATTAGTCGAAGTGGTAGAATTCCTTAAGGATCCTAGGAAATTTGCGGAACTTGGTGCCCGTATTCCAAAAGGAGTACTCCTTGTGGGTCCCCCAGGTACAGGTAAAACTTTACTTGCACGTGCAGTAGCAGGTGAAGCTGGTGTTCCTTTCTTCTCTATTAGTGGTTCTGACTTCGTTGAAATGTTTGTTGGGGTCGGTGCATCCCGTGTACGTGATTTATTCGAAAATGCAAAGAAAAATGCTCCATGTATCATTTTTATCGATGAAATTGATGCGGTCGGCCGTCAACGTGGTGCTGGTTTAGGCGGAGGTCACGATGAGCGTGAGCAAACCTTGAACCAATTACTAGTTGAGATGGATGGATTCGGGGCAAATGAAGGAATCATTATTATTGCCGCTACAAACCGTCCAGATATCCTTGACCCTGCGTTATTGCGTCCAGGACGTTTTGACCGTCAAATTACTGTTGATCGTCCAGATGTTAATGGCCGTGAAGCAGTCCTTAAAGTACATGCAAAGAATAAACCATTAGATGAAGCCGTTAACTTAAAAAATATCGCGATGCGTACACCAGGTTTTTCTGGTGCAGACTTAGAAAACTTATTAAATGAAGCAGCCTTAGTTGCTGCTCGTCAGAATAAGAAGAAGGTCGACATGGAAGATATTGATGAAGCAACGGACAGGGTCATTGCTGGTCCTGCTAAAAAGACTCGTGTTATCTCAAAGAAAGAACGCAATATTGTTGCTTTCCATGAAGGCGGGCATACAGTAATTGGATTAATCCTTAATGAGGCAGATATGGTTCATAAGGTTACAATCGTACCTCGTGGTCAAGCCGGCGGATACGCAGTGATGCTTCCAAGGGAAGACCGTTACTTTATGACGAAGCCAGAATTACTTGATAAAATTGTGGGCTTATTGGGTGGACGTGTTGCAGAAGAGATTGTCTTTGGTGAGGTAAGTACTGGAGCTCACAATGATTTCCAACGTGCGACAGGAATTGCTCGTAAAATGGTTACTGAATTTGGTATGAGTGATAAGCTTGGCGTAGGACAATTCGGTCAGGCTTCAGGCGGTCAAGTATTCTTGGGCCGTGACATTCATAATGAGCAAAACTATTCCGATGCCATTGCCTTTGAAATTGACCTTGAAATTCAACGCATTCTTAAAGAATGTTATGAAAGAGCTAAAACGATTCTTACTGAGAATCGTGATAAACTTGACCTGATTGCTAAGACTCTTCTTGAAGTCGAAACGCTCAATGCAGAACAAATCGATTATTTAATTAAAAATGGCCGTATGCCAGAATCTGCAGCTGAACTAGAAAGTGTTCAAGTTGATATGAAAAAATCAGATGATGTGAAGGTAAATATCAATACAAAGAAGGATGAAGGACCTGCCAGTCAGCCTTCTGACACAGAGGATAAGTAA